From the Ostrinia nubilalis chromosome 16, ilOstNubi1.1, whole genome shotgun sequence genome, one window contains:
- the LOC135079399 gene encoding cuticle protein 21-like codes for MVAKIAVFFCFVAAAAAVAVPAVPLAKLAYAEPEHPAQYEYSYTVEDQHSGDIKQQKENRNGDAVHGYYSLIQPDGTQRIVEYTADKEHGFNAVVRYEGHPTAAPAHVAKVAYAAPVAKVAYAAPVSKVAYAQAPVSYAAPAHVSYAAAPAQVSYAAPAQVSYAAPAHQVAYAAPAHQVAYAAPAHQVAYAAPAQVAYAAPAKVAYAAPVGHVSYSSPAYSYHH; via the exons ATGGTTGCTAAA ATCGCGGTCTTCTTCTGCTTCGTAGCTGCGGCAGCGGCTGTGGCTGTCCCAGCGGTGCCACTAGCCAAACTAGCGTACGCCGAGCCCGAGCACCCTGCTCAGTACGAATACTCGTACACTGTGGAGGACCAGCACAGCGGCGACATCAAGCAGCAGAAGGAGAACCGCAACGGAGACGCTGTCCACGGCTACTACTCGCTGATTCAGCCCGATGGCACCCAGCGCATCGTGGAGTACACCGCTGACAAGGAGCACGGCTTCAACGCCGTCGTGCGCTACGAGGGACACCCCACCGCCGCGCCCGCTCATGTCGCCAAGGTCGCCTACGCTGCTCCCGTAGCTAAGGTGGCTTACGCCGCTCCCGTGTCTAAGGTCGCCTACGCACAGGCCCCGGTCTCCTACGCCGCGCCCGCCCACGTCTCCtacgccgccgcgcccgcccaaGTCTCTTACGCCGCTCCCGCCCAAGTTTCTTACGCCGCTCCCGCTCATCAGGTGGCCTACGCCGCTCCCGCTCATCAAGTCGCCTACGCCGCTCCCGCTCATCAGGTCGCCTACGCCGCGCCCGCTCAGGTCGCCTACGCTGCGCCCGCCAAAGTAGCCTACGCTGCACCTGTCGGACACGTGAGCTACTCATCCCCCGCCTACTCTTACCATCACTAG